Sequence from the Streptosporangiales bacterium genome:
CCGGCGCGAGGCCCCGGCCCTGTCGGCCGTCGTCCGCGCGGCCACCGCGACGGACGCGAACCTCGTCCTGACCGAACCGGGTGCCACCGGCCACCGCGACGGCATCGGCGCGCTTCTCCGATACTCCTACTGACCGGCCACCGCGGTCCGTCGGTTCCCTGCGCAACGAGGAACCGTTCCACCACTGACGTCGGGCGCGGTCAACCCCCGATACCGGTCATGGCGTGCGACGTGCCGACGGGCTTCGACTCCGGTGAGCCGCGCTGCCGCAGGTAGATGCTGAACGCCGCCATCGAGGCGACCGCGAGGAACTCCGACTGCCAGTTCTGCAGCGTCCTGTTCCAGAACTCCGTCGAGGCGACGTAGGCGACCCACGTGACCGGGTCCTGGTACGACGCCAGCTGGTCGGCGTTGTAGGCGGCGCGTCCGGCGACGGACTGGCCCACCCAGGACAGCAGGAAGACCACGCCCATCACGATGCCGAGCGAACGTGAGAACACGGCACGACGCCACCCGCCCGCCGCCGCCCATCGCGGAGACTCGGCGGTGGCGTACGCGCCGACGCGCTGCTCCTCGTCGGTCTCGCGGCCTTCCTTGCCCGGTGGCTTCGACTCCGGCGAGCCGCGCTGGACCAGCCACACGGTGACGAAGACGTAGAGGTAGAACTGCAGGAACTCCGACTGCCAGTTCTCCGCGATGTCCACCGCGAACGACGACGAGGTGAGGTACTGCAGCAGCGAGACCGTCGCACCGGCCGAGGCGAGCTGCTCGTCGTTGTGCATCGACCACCCGGAGATCGCCTGGCCGACCAGGGCGAGCACGAGCGCGACGAGGAAGAACAGGGTCAGGGCATTGTCCCGCAGGAACCCACGCATGAGCGTCACCTTCCCAGCAGCCCGATGACGAAGACGTACGCGAGTCCGGCGACGATGACCGCCAGGACCGTGACGAAGACGGTGCGCATGTCAGGCCTCGACCTCGCACTCGTACGGTCCCTCGGCCCTCGGTCGGCAGCCGGCCGCGGTCACCCGCCACGCCGCGCCGTACCTGGCGAGGAACAGGGTGTCCCCCGAGGTCTTCACCTGCGCGCGGTCGCCCCACACCGCGACCGCGGAGATCGTGGCGTCGCCGTCGAGCGAGCGCTGGGCGAGCTCGTCCGCGCAGGTACCGCCGCCCGCGGTGAGGTCGTCGACCACCTTCTGCGCGAACACCTCACACGCGCGTGCGCCGTCCTGCATCCGCACCGCTCCGAGGAACGCCTGAGCGGACTCGCGTACCGCCGCGGCATCGACGGACTGACCACACCCCGCGCACAGGACGGCCACGGCGACCACCACGACACCCCGCCGGACAGCAGCCATTTCCACTCCTTCCCCCGGCGGCAGGAACGTCGCGGTGTCGCCCGCCGTGACGTCTCAACCAGAGGGCGGGATGTTCCAGGCGTCGATCACCGGCCGGTCGTGCTCGGCGCCGAGGAACGACATCGTGCCGGTGCCGAGACGGAAGAATCGGCCGGCGTCCGGTGGCAGGCCGAGCCAGCACGCGGTGAGCACCCGCAGCACGTGACCGTGCGCGACGATCGCCACGTCCTCCTCGTTCAGAAAGGGACGTACTCGTTCCAGCACGGCGTCGACCCGAGCACCGACCTGCTCGACGGACTCGCCCGGGTGGTCGTCGTCGCCCGGCGGTACGCCGTCGCGCCACAGGTACCAGTCGGGAGAGTCCACTGTGGCTCGTCGCCGAAGACGAACCGGCTCAGCAGCAGACGGTCGTCGCGGATGACGACGGCGTACGCGGCGACGCGGGTCCTGCGCGTCTCCTCGGACCTGATGCTCATGTCCGTCCATTTTGCCGCACCCGTCGCGGCGCGGACGAATCCACCCGCCGGTGGCATACGCGACGGGCAGGGTGAAGACTCTGTGTCGTGGCACGCAGTGACGTCCCCCTGGGATCGGGCTTCGGCAACGGCGACGTGTCGTTCTGGTACCGCGAGGTCGGCCTGCCCGGCAGGGGCACGACGTTGCCCGGCGCGCGGCACGTCGACGTGTGCGTGGTCGGCGGCGGCTACACCGGCCTCTGGACCGCGTACTACCTCAAACGGGCCGAGCCCGACCTGCGGATCGCCGTGTGCGAGCAGGAGTTCGCGGGCTTCGGTGCGTCCGGACGCAACGGCGGGTGGCTCGTGGGTGAGCTGGCCGGGTCGCACCGGCGGTACGCGGCGCGGCACGGGCGCGACGCGACGGTTGTCTTGCAGCGGGCGATGGACGACAGCGTCGCCGAGGTGATCGCCGTCGCCGCCGCCGAGGGCATCGACGCGGACGTCGTCAGGGGTGGCATGCTCGGCGTCGCTACCAACGCCGCGCAGCGTCGCAGGCTCGACGCCGAGCTCGCCGAGTCACGCGAGTGGGGGTCAGGCGAGGACGACCTGCGGCTGCTCGACCCGGACGAGCTCGCGACGCGGTTGCGTGTCGCCGGTGCGCGCGGTGCGGTCTGGAGCCCGCACGGTGCGCGGATCCAGCCGGCCAAGCTCGTTCGCGGGCTCGTCGCGACGGTGCGGCGGCTCGGCGTCGACGTCTACGAGCACACGCCTGTGACGGAGCTGCGTGCGGGCACGGGCGCGCGGCCCGCCGCCGCGGTCACGCCGCACGGCGTGCTGACCGCCGACCACGTCATCCGGGCGACGGAGGGCTACACCGCGGCCCTGCCGGGTGAGCGGCGCAGCTGGCTGCCGATGAACAGCTCGATGATCGTCACCGAGCCGCTGCCGGCCGAGGTCTGGGACGAGATCGGCTGGACGGGCTGCGAGGTGCTCGGCGACCTCGCGCACTACTACATGTACGCGCAGCGCACGGCGGACGGCCGTATCGCGTTCGGCGGACGCGGTGTGCCGTACCACTACGGCTCGCGCTGGGACGCCAGCGGACGCACGCAGGAGGAGACGATCACCTCGCTGTGGCGGATGCTCACCGCGATGTTCCCGGCCGCGGGCACGAGCCGGGTGGAGCACGCGTGGTCGGGCGTGCTCGGCGTGCCGCGCGACTGGTGCTCGACCGTGCACGTCGACCACGCGACGGGCCTCGGGCACGCCGGCGGCTACACCGGGCACGGCGTCGCGACGACGAACCTCGCCGGACGCACCCTGCGCGACCTCGTGCTGCGGCGCGACACCGAGCTGACCCGGCTGCCGTGGGTCGACTGGCGCGTACGGCGATGGGAACCCGAGCCGCTGCGCTGGCTCGGCGTGCACGCGCTGTACGCGTTGTACCGCGTCGCCGACGGCCGCGAGAATGCCGGCCGTACTGCTGGTCGCACGTCGTCCCTGGCGCGACTCGCCGACGTCATCTCGGGACGGTGAACGACGTGACCCTGTGCACCTTCGGCCACGGCACCGCGTCCGAGGAGCGCATCGTGGAGCTGCTGCGAGCCGCCGGCGTCGAGTTGCTGGTGGACGTGCGTGCCGCGCCCGGCAGCCGATTCAACCCGCACGTCGCCCGCTCGGCGCTCGAGCGCTGGCTGCCGGACAACCGGATCGCGTACCGCCACGAGGACCGCCTCGGTGGCCGGCGCTCCGTCCCGTACGACTCGCCCGACACCGCGCTCGACGACGCGTTCGCGGGTTACGCGGCGCACATGCGGACGGCGGAGTTCCGTGCCGCGGTCGACGACCTGATGGCCGACACGCAGCGGAAGGTCACGGCGGTGATGTGCGCCGAGTCGGCGTGGACGCGCTGCCACCGTTCGATGATCGCCGACTTCCTCGTCGCGGTACGCGACGTTCCCGTCGTGCACCTGGGCCATGACGGCGGCAGCGAGACACACCGCGTGAGCGAGATGGCGAGGCGGCGCGACGACG
This genomic interval carries:
- a CDS encoding DUF488 family protein translates to MNDVTLCTFGHGTASEERIVELLRAAGVELLVDVRAAPGSRFNPHVARSALERWLPDNRIAYRHEDRLGGRRSVPYDSPDTALDDAFAGYAAHMRTAEFRAAVDDLMADTQRKVTAVMCAESAWTRCHRSMIADFLVAVRDVPVVHLGHDGGSETHRVSEMARRRDDGMLVYDQGQLDLFT
- a CDS encoding FAD-dependent oxidoreductase; translated protein: MGSGFGNGDVSFWYREVGLPGRGTTLPGARHVDVCVVGGGYTGLWTAYYLKRAEPDLRIAVCEQEFAGFGASGRNGGWLVGELAGSHRRYAARHGRDATVVLQRAMDDSVAEVIAVAAAEGIDADVVRGGMLGVATNAAQRRRLDAELAESREWGSGEDDLRLLDPDELATRLRVAGARGAVWSPHGARIQPAKLVRGLVATVRRLGVDVYEHTPVTELRAGTGARPAAAVTPHGVLTADHVIRATEGYTAALPGERRSWLPMNSSMIVTEPLPAEVWDEIGWTGCEVLGDLAHYYMYAQRTADGRIAFGGRGVPYHYGSRWDASGRTQEETITSLWRMLTAMFPAAGTSRVEHAWSGVLGVPRDWCSTVHVDHATGLGHAGGYTGHGVATTNLAGRTLRDLVLRRDTELTRLPWVDWRVRRWEPEPLRWLGVHALYALYRVADGRENAGRTAGRTSSLARLADVISGR